A window of the Bdellovibrio sp. ZAP7 genome harbors these coding sequences:
- a CDS encoding ParA family protein, with the protein MGSIVAFINQKGGVAKTTTAINVAAQWAHNGKKVLLVDLDPQSSATRSIFGDLDFENTIYDVLTGELAAQDAVVPSETFGFDVIPSEIMLSGIEIILASKFGRESILKRGLAEIKDQYDIIVIDCSPSLGLLTVNALIASKDIVIPICPEYFSLKGIELILETLKNIHQGLGHKIDVRGIIISKYRNRKIVEKVINDLRTNYTIPVFNNYIPDSIVVEEAHHNHKPMLQYSPRNPAGQALANLAVEMWA; encoded by the coding sequence ATGGGATCAATCGTAGCATTCATCAATCAAAAAGGCGGCGTCGCTAAAACTACGACAGCAATTAATGTAGCTGCACAATGGGCTCACAACGGCAAAAAAGTTTTGCTGGTTGATTTGGATCCGCAGTCGTCTGCGACTCGCTCGATCTTTGGCGACCTGGATTTTGAAAATACTATCTATGATGTTTTGACGGGCGAGCTGGCTGCGCAAGACGCAGTGGTGCCTTCGGAAACTTTTGGCTTTGATGTCATTCCATCCGAGATCATGTTAAGCGGTATTGAAATCATCCTGGCTTCCAAATTCGGACGCGAGAGTATTTTGAAGCGTGGCTTGGCAGAGATCAAAGACCAATACGACATCATCGTGATCGACTGTTCGCCATCTTTGGGTCTTTTGACAGTGAATGCCTTGATTGCTTCCAAAGATATCGTGATTCCAATTTGCCCCGAGTATTTTTCTTTAAAAGGTATCGAGCTGATCCTTGAGACATTAAAAAATATCCATCAAGGTTTGGGTCATAAAATTGACGTACGCGGAATCATTATCTCTAAATACCGCAATCGTAAGATCGTAGAAAAAGTCATCAATGACCTGCGCACGAACTACACGATCCCTGTATTCAATAACTACATCCCGGATTCCATCGTGGTTGAAGAAGCGCATCACAATCACAAACCGATGCTTCAGTACTCGCCAAGAAATCCTGCGGGTCAGGCCTTAGCTAATCTTGCTGTGGAAATGTGGGCGTAG
- a CDS encoding GH3 auxin-responsive promoter family protein encodes MSFLKYAFYPLTIVLSFAFFAQSSSFIPSLPARTLLSVAFGSSLIWIAEYWVPFKKEWVGFDKQAKLDGMYLFGVHAFLGRLVEAGALAFIIYLQQQGVFPSAAFWPNEWPLIPQVICLIFLSEFFRYWLHRACHEIPFMWSIHAVHHSPLKLYWWNVGRFHPIEKVAQLCFESILFLFLGVSPLAMSVYFIFYSVNGFFQHCNIDIKLGWLNRLISGPELHRFHHSYEIHQSNNNYGNKTSIYDQLFGTYYLPDLKGPARYGLQNPNYPQNFMDQMRAPFIKGLDKKGFIRRPAFLQELFQALIRFSVHRRGSKLQNTYFAAGKNLRQTQEQVLLKILADNGTTEFLSQKNAGAIKSIEDFQKAFPLAEYEAFRAHFEKQDLHRQWGLITPKPLFYTQTSGSTSQPKLIPILSSTLESYRKTQALWLYHAHLMEPRFTEGKFLVFSGQKVEKVQPSGLEVGATTAHIYASLPGWLTNMYVVPYMIYGLEDPTLKYLSILRLVLSQRDITFVAAANPSTLLKIEELANTHFDSLVTDLEKGGFSELHKLPAAEQAEIAERCTADSERAAVLREIKAREGKILLKHLLPNTRLVGCWQGGSCRLAYEKLKKSFAESVQYKDVGYVASEGRMAVPMPHDEGELPSLFEYFFEFQEVDSDGDAKPEILTLDQLQVGKEYLIIITTPAGLYRYHMNDIIAVTGMHEGIPLIKFKRKGSGVTSITGEKLYENQFLEAVSLINKKYHLHLEMMMIAHEEKAHYIVFCESELGRERLQEIEKALDEALCAQNMEYQTKRESLRLGPCQIRSMKKGFFHEFGHQEITLKNIREAQWKLKALNTFTNFIKILPNWQEWQRHD; translated from the coding sequence ATGAGTTTTCTAAAATATGCATTTTATCCACTGACTATCGTGTTATCCTTTGCCTTCTTTGCACAGTCATCCTCTTTTATTCCTTCTCTTCCCGCCAGAACTTTACTGAGTGTCGCATTTGGTTCGTCACTTATTTGGATTGCCGAATACTGGGTACCTTTTAAAAAAGAATGGGTGGGTTTCGATAAGCAGGCAAAGCTTGATGGCATGTACCTATTTGGTGTGCACGCATTTCTGGGCCGCTTGGTGGAAGCGGGTGCATTAGCCTTTATCATATACCTTCAGCAGCAAGGTGTATTTCCCTCGGCTGCATTTTGGCCGAATGAGTGGCCCTTGATCCCACAAGTGATTTGCTTGATCTTCTTAAGCGAATTCTTCCGCTATTGGTTGCACCGTGCCTGTCATGAAATTCCCTTTATGTGGAGTATTCATGCGGTCCATCACAGCCCACTTAAACTTTATTGGTGGAATGTGGGCCGCTTTCATCCGATTGAAAAAGTAGCCCAACTTTGTTTTGAATCGATCTTGTTCTTGTTTTTAGGTGTAAGTCCCCTTGCCATGTCGGTGTATTTTATTTTCTATTCAGTGAATGGATTTTTCCAGCATTGTAATATCGATATTAAGCTTGGCTGGTTAAATCGCCTGATCTCGGGACCAGAGCTTCATCGCTTTCATCATTCTTACGAAATCCATCAGTCAAACAATAACTACGGCAATAAAACCAGCATTTATGATCAGCTCTTTGGGACTTACTATTTACCTGATCTAAAGGGACCCGCGCGCTATGGGTTGCAAAATCCGAACTATCCGCAAAACTTTATGGATCAAATGCGCGCGCCTTTTATCAAAGGCTTGGATAAAAAAGGCTTCATTCGCCGTCCGGCATTCTTGCAGGAACTTTTTCAAGCGTTGATTAGATTTTCAGTTCACCGTCGCGGTAGTAAGTTGCAAAATACATATTTCGCTGCAGGAAAAAACCTACGGCAAACTCAAGAGCAGGTTCTTTTAAAAATTCTTGCTGATAACGGCACGACGGAATTCCTATCTCAGAAAAACGCCGGAGCGATCAAATCGATTGAGGATTTTCAGAAAGCCTTTCCGTTAGCGGAGTATGAGGCCTTCCGTGCTCATTTTGAAAAACAAGATCTACACCGTCAGTGGGGATTGATCACTCCTAAGCCCTTGTTTTATACGCAGACCAGCGGCTCCACGAGCCAGCCAAAGTTAATCCCTATCTTAAGCTCTACCCTTGAGAGTTATCGTAAAACCCAGGCCTTGTGGCTGTATCATGCCCATTTGATGGAGCCGCGGTTTACTGAAGGAAAATTCCTGGTATTCTCGGGCCAGAAGGTTGAAAAAGTTCAGCCCTCGGGATTAGAGGTTGGAGCCACGACCGCGCATATTTACGCGAGTCTGCCCGGCTGGCTTACGAACATGTATGTTGTGCCCTATATGATTTATGGATTGGAAGATCCGACTTTAAAATACTTAAGCATCTTGCGCTTGGTTTTAAGTCAGCGAGACATCACTTTTGTTGCTGCCGCTAATCCCTCCACTCTTTTAAAGATTGAAGAGCTGGCAAACACTCACTTTGATTCATTAGTCACTGACTTGGAAAAAGGTGGTTTTTCAGAGTTGCATAAACTTCCGGCTGCTGAACAAGCAGAAATAGCAGAACGGTGCACGGCAGATTCCGAACGCGCTGCCGTGCTTCGTGAGATCAAAGCCCGCGAAGGAAAAATTCTGCTGAAACATCTATTGCCCAACACTCGCTTGGTCGGCTGCTGGCAAGGTGGTAGCTGCCGCCTTGCCTATGAGAAACTAAAAAAGAGTTTTGCTGAATCAGTTCAGTATAAAGATGTTGGGTATGTAGCCTCCGAAGGCCGCATGGCAGTGCCGATGCCCCATGATGAAGGCGAACTGCCTTCACTCTTTGAATACTTCTTCGAGTTTCAAGAGGTCGACTCTGATGGCGATGCGAAGCCCGAAATCTTAACTCTGGATCAACTGCAGGTCGGAAAAGAGTATCTGATTATCATCACGACTCCGGCGGGCCTTTATCGCTATCATATGAATGACATCATTGCCGTCACGGGCATGCATGAAGGCATTCCTTTGATCAAATTTAAACGTAAAGGTTCCGGGGTTACGAGCATTACGGGCGAAAAGCTTTACGAGAATCAATTTCTGGAAGCCGTTTCTTTGATTAATAAAAAGTATCATCTGCATTTAGAAATGATGATGATCGCCCACGAAGAAAAAGCGCACTATATCGTTTTCTGCGAGTCCGAACTGGGCCGTGAACGCCTGCAGGAAATTGAAAAAGCCCTGGATGAGGCCTTGTGTGCCCAGAATATGGAATATCAGACGAAAAGGGAATCTTTGCGACTGGGGCCTTGCCAAATTCGCTCGATGAAAAAAGGCTTTTTCCATGAGTTTGGACATCAGGAAATCACTTTAAAGAATATCCGCGAAGCGCAGTGGAAACTAAAGGCTTTAAACACTTTTACGAACTTCATCAAGATCCTGCCGAACTGGCAAGAGTGGCAGCGCCATGACTAG
- a CDS encoding hemagglutinin, giving the protein MHTFKVMVTDSAGKAHKESSVAWTVDTDLPVLTVSLTPTAVNNLTSASFNFEATDATSTIVGYECEHTTLTNSTSSFAACAPLVPLVGLTQDTHTYKIRAVDAAGNRSAVFTYSWTVDLTAPSIQLTAKPAAATTSTSATFNFTNTETGGGAFVGYECKIDSDPYTPCISGISFNSLSQGAHSFSIKASDTVGNISTLTYSWIVDSGVVTLSSFSIANGATTIGFAYTTTQLTATSSFAPITGVRFSELADFSDATWVPFSANGTVTLKNPGGLKTLYAQVRNAAGTVSNSLTDSITLDLGNPPIITISSPVGGQNYSPGSSTIPIQWSCSPGAGPIPLAANPIRSIKYTVDDGISFHIIAENLPNNLSATTGSYAWNLPTVTPTGQNILASKPLKILVSCSSEASVITSAISNAVNSKWTVLVGEPGNLNDGVHINAADLTANVSLGAFGYFADSQNKMYFTKFNSISTVNPETGLVTSWMGEPYSASCDVVSGKFTAPIILDINESDQMLVFSFACSLVARIRISDRTVLWSKQLPTIISNSAVLNKEQASALRYVKTGHLFYFSNEAFYMVDLNSTNKDPVLVLGNPGTCGTLGAVGTMADASPIPCPTSDLYLTLVRPDLQKIWIQINGSTFELQQQGAYGKYKIAQVGMTTNTWGTFFNRCLQVASEPNKIYCIRAQYEGNKIAYFDLTTETWSATFNLDKHYKNMSTIYYLGAAKDFIYAFSTTTNELYKVVDDQGVFTNSAIAGTPFFTYGNGSDVNKTAFTQVSSIAYEATGSNLYVRGPRHLRRLHVNTSTPGSEYIDTISTGFHGSAGNSSAYASLTVSSAGIAAFSQIAGTPANLWSSYNLSGWGGATVEQTLAIGPYYYQATSTASAYPAYGAGLFNATGTNYNLMAARKLGTFLPNGKLYFYGSSGLNDQTDLWIFESDSTTGKIQPIAGGAGAASYVATDHGQLALGSYLSDIYGMQPDANGDLLIFDGNRLRKITVATESANPRIYDVINFGTLPGAPTVSYWTHAVYDVSTGWSYFAAAESSTLNQVAQVWAAHSTVGFQQISTDGWVLPSQLATYRSINLSVTPLGLLLLDTSKKRILKTGLLPTPP; this is encoded by the coding sequence TTGCATACGTTCAAAGTGATGGTCACTGATTCAGCAGGGAAGGCCCATAAAGAATCTTCGGTCGCCTGGACAGTGGATACGGATCTTCCCGTTTTAACTGTGTCACTAACTCCAACAGCAGTTAATAATTTAACAAGCGCATCTTTTAACTTTGAGGCTACTGACGCCACATCCACAATCGTAGGTTATGAGTGTGAGCACACGACTCTTACTAATTCAACCAGTTCGTTTGCAGCTTGTGCTCCGCTGGTCCCTTTGGTGGGGCTTACGCAAGACACTCATACCTATAAAATTCGCGCGGTGGATGCTGCGGGAAATCGCTCTGCAGTGTTTACTTATTCTTGGACTGTTGATTTAACAGCACCTTCAATTCAACTGACGGCAAAGCCCGCGGCTGCTACGACCAGCACTTCAGCGACGTTTAATTTTACGAATACCGAAACAGGGGGAGGCGCCTTTGTTGGTTACGAGTGTAAGATTGATTCTGATCCCTATACCCCTTGCATAAGTGGCATTTCATTTAACTCCCTTTCACAAGGTGCTCACAGTTTTTCCATAAAAGCTTCTGATACCGTCGGTAACATCAGTACTTTGACATACAGCTGGATCGTGGACTCCGGTGTGGTGACGCTTTCGTCTTTTTCTATTGCCAATGGCGCGACCACCATCGGTTTCGCCTATACAACAACCCAATTAACGGCCACATCTTCATTTGCCCCAATCACAGGTGTGAGATTTTCGGAGCTCGCAGATTTTTCGGATGCGACCTGGGTACCCTTTTCGGCCAATGGCACGGTCACTTTGAAGAATCCGGGGGGCCTTAAGACTCTTTATGCTCAAGTTCGAAATGCTGCGGGTACTGTCAGTAATTCCCTGACGGATTCTATTACTCTGGATTTGGGAAATCCTCCGATCATCACGATTTCTTCTCCAGTCGGCGGGCAAAATTATTCTCCGGGCAGCAGCACAATTCCCATTCAATGGTCATGCAGCCCTGGTGCTGGTCCCATTCCGTTGGCGGCAAATCCTATTCGTTCGATTAAATACACTGTTGATGACGGTATCAGTTTTCACATCATCGCGGAAAACCTTCCCAATAATCTAAGTGCCACGACTGGTTCCTATGCCTGGAATTTGCCAACTGTGACTCCCACGGGCCAAAATATCTTAGCTTCCAAGCCTTTAAAAATTTTGGTCAGTTGTTCCTCCGAAGCCAGCGTGATCACCAGCGCAATTTCAAATGCAGTGAATTCCAAATGGACCGTCCTTGTGGGGGAACCCGGAAATTTAAATGATGGTGTTCATATTAATGCTGCGGATTTAACAGCCAACGTTTCGCTGGGAGCTTTCGGGTATTTTGCAGATTCGCAAAATAAAATGTATTTCACTAAGTTCAATAGTATTTCGACGGTGAATCCCGAAACAGGTCTGGTAACCTCGTGGATGGGAGAACCTTACTCCGCTTCTTGCGATGTCGTCAGTGGAAAGTTCACGGCTCCCATAATTCTGGATATTAACGAATCAGACCAAATGCTGGTATTTAGTTTTGCTTGTTCGCTCGTTGCCCGTATTCGTATTTCTGATAGGACCGTTCTGTGGAGTAAGCAGCTACCGACAATCATTTCAAACAGTGCCGTTTTAAATAAAGAACAAGCCTCTGCTTTGCGGTATGTGAAGACCGGGCATTTATTTTATTTTTCGAATGAAGCCTTTTATATGGTTGATCTGAATTCTACAAATAAGGATCCCGTCCTAGTGTTAGGAAATCCGGGCACATGCGGAACCCTGGGGGCTGTGGGGACGATGGCGGATGCATCCCCTATCCCATGTCCTACTTCGGATCTTTATTTGACTCTGGTAAGACCTGACTTGCAAAAAATTTGGATTCAGATCAACGGCAGTACTTTCGAGCTGCAACAGCAGGGCGCTTACGGCAAATATAAAATCGCACAAGTGGGTATGACCACAAATACTTGGGGCACATTTTTTAATCGTTGTCTTCAGGTGGCATCTGAACCCAATAAGATTTATTGCATCAGGGCTCAGTATGAGGGAAATAAAATTGCTTACTTTGATCTCACGACTGAAACCTGGTCTGCGACTTTTAATTTGGACAAGCATTATAAAAACATGTCGACGATCTATTATCTGGGCGCGGCTAAAGATTTTATTTATGCCTTTTCAACAACGACCAATGAACTTTATAAAGTGGTGGATGATCAAGGTGTCTTTACCAATTCCGCCATTGCGGGTACACCATTCTTTACTTACGGAAATGGTTCTGACGTCAATAAAACAGCCTTCACGCAAGTATCCAGTATAGCTTACGAAGCGACAGGCAGTAATCTTTACGTGCGGGGCCCAAGACATTTGCGACGTTTGCATGTCAATACGTCGACACCGGGATCTGAATACATTGACACTATCTCGACGGGGTTTCATGGATCTGCCGGCAATAGTTCTGCGTATGCTTCATTGACCGTGTCCTCGGCGGGTATTGCAGCGTTTTCTCAGATTGCAGGAACTCCTGCGAACTTGTGGAGTTCATACAATCTCTCTGGGTGGGGAGGAGCCACGGTCGAGCAGACTCTGGCGATCGGGCCTTATTACTATCAGGCGACTTCGACCGCATCAGCCTATCCAGCATATGGAGCAGGTTTATTTAATGCGACGGGCACGAATTATAATTTGATGGCAGCAAGAAAACTTGGCACTTTCCTTCCAAATGGAAAACTTTATTTCTATGGCTCCTCCGGTTTGAACGATCAAACGGACTTGTGGATCTTTGAATCAGACAGCACTACCGGAAAAATCCAGCCCATCGCTGGTGGAGCCGGCGCTGCAAGCTATGTGGCGACTGATCACGGTCAGTTGGCTTTGGGATCGTATTTAAGTGACATCTATGGAATGCAACCGGATGCCAACGGAGACCTTTTAATTTTTGATGGAAACAGACTGCGCAAAATCACGGTCGCCACCGAATCAGCGAACCCCAGAATTTATGATGTGATAAACTTTGGCACTCTTCCAGGAGCTCCGACAGTTTCTTATTGGACACATGCAGTCTATGATGTCAGCACAGGATGGAGTTACTTTGCAGCGGCTGAATCTTCAACTCTGAACCAAGTAGCACAAGTGTGGGCAGCACATTCCACAGTAGGCTTTCAGCAAATTTCCACGGACGGATGGGTTTTACCGTCGCAGCTGGCGACCTATCGGTCGATTAATCTTTCGGTAACGCCATTGGGGCTGTTATTGTTAGATACCAGTAAAAAGCGTATTCTAAAAACAGGGCTGCTTCCGACGCCGCCCTAG
- a CDS encoding DUF1989 domain-containing protein, which produces MNIIPPQSGTSFLLKKDQYLKVIDPFGEQVADLFCFNACDLSESLSSGRSIDYNDQIFLTKGHRLYSQRSNPLLEIIEDTCGRHDFLMTPCSLRMFQIVAGNDDYHPSCHENLCNGFSKYAIHPDHISTTFNIFMNVTVSPEGALEILPPKSKAGDYIVFKASTDLVVGLTACSHEGSNNGSFKPIHYQVADIFS; this is translated from the coding sequence TTGAATATTATTCCTCCTCAATCAGGAACATCATTTCTTTTGAAAAAGGATCAGTACCTGAAAGTGATTGATCCTTTCGGCGAGCAGGTCGCTGACTTGTTTTGCTTTAATGCCTGTGACCTTTCTGAAAGTCTGTCGTCAGGAAGATCGATTGATTATAATGATCAGATTTTTCTGACTAAGGGGCACAGGCTTTATTCGCAAAGAAGCAATCCCCTGCTGGAAATAATTGAAGATACCTGTGGTCGTCATGACTTCCTAATGACTCCCTGCAGTCTGCGTATGTTTCAAATTGTTGCGGGTAATGACGACTATCACCCGAGTTGCCATGAAAACTTATGTAACGGATTTTCTAAATATGCGATTCATCCAGATCATATCTCAACAACATTCAATATCTTTATGAATGTGACCGTAAGCCCAGAGGGAGCTTTAGAAATTCTTCCTCCGAAATCGAAAGCTGGAGACTATATTGTGTTTAAAGCTTCAACGGATTTGGTCGTGGGCTTAACGGCTTGTTCTCACGAGGGTTCAAACAACGGATCTTTCAAACCCATTCACTATCAAGTCGCCGATATTTTTTCATAA
- a CDS encoding ACP S-malonyltransferase, with translation MATAYIFPGLNALIRKSDRNRFTHLPEVQSYFTKAEDIIANRFGKKFSFKEFLELPTEEIYSIQNISLAAVAICAIQAGVAERMRELHGSPDWVMGCSLGDLARAVFAGAYTFEDAIYNHIHFTQRIDGIDQIGRNIGVLAPKGETFSEEDYKWFDEVAVDVSCLTPRFLNVGGRYADLGKVEERAKEKGWNTMNILDYPAHSRYILPYVRAVESDFAEVRTYRPQIPVFSSLSAQPLEDPTLIKEEFLLSITRTIHWSQAVQKLVNEKGITRFINIGPCRSLSGLMRDIPVDVETKEAYELMN, from the coding sequence ATGGCAACGGCATATATTTTCCCAGGCCTGAATGCCTTGATTCGCAAATCAGATCGCAATCGTTTTACTCACCTGCCGGAAGTTCAATCTTATTTCACGAAAGCTGAAGATATCATCGCGAATCGTTTTGGTAAGAAATTTTCTTTTAAAGAATTCCTGGAACTTCCAACAGAAGAAATTTACTCAATCCAAAATATCAGCCTTGCTGCCGTCGCGATCTGTGCAATTCAAGCAGGAGTGGCGGAACGCATGCGTGAACTGCATGGCAGCCCTGACTGGGTGATGGGATGCTCTTTGGGAGATTTAGCCCGGGCGGTGTTTGCCGGGGCTTATACTTTTGAAGACGCCATTTATAATCATATTCATTTCACACAAAGAATCGATGGTATTGATCAAATTGGGCGTAACATCGGAGTGCTTGCACCTAAAGGGGAAACTTTCAGCGAAGAAGACTATAAGTGGTTTGATGAAGTCGCGGTGGATGTATCTTGTTTAACTCCGCGCTTTTTGAATGTCGGTGGCAGATACGCCGATTTAGGCAAAGTGGAAGAGCGTGCAAAAGAGAAAGGCTGGAACACGATGAACATCCTGGATTATCCCGCACACTCTCGTTATATCCTGCCTTACGTGCGCGCGGTGGAGAGTGATTTTGCAGAAGTGCGAACGTACCGCCCGCAGATTCCAGTTTTCTCAAGCTTAAGTGCACAACCTTTAGAAGATCCCACACTCATCAAAGAAGAATTTCTGCTTTCTATTACGCGCACCATTCACTGGTCGCAGGCCGTGCAAAAGCTCGTCAATGAAAAGGGTATTACTCGTTTCATCAACATCGGTCCGTGCCGGTCGCTTTCGGGATTGATGCGTGATATTCCGGTGGATGTGGAAACTAAAGAAGCCTACGAATTAATGAACTAA
- a CDS encoding ferritin-like domain-containing protein encodes MKSFSETIQTLMNEVTKDAHIESAWLTSMAHMEHLAAETILGNISNSTPPEFLEEIKAHAGDEHRHRDVILAIRPFAEPVNQAYQDLRTRFCDIIETFIMGYFGNPELVKANNRFAAYVHGAITIEQFPFQIYSAYIPSTGFAHIREAMQSVLDDETAHIQLGRKFRNSLSEADRLSLQELQSIEKEMCLLMAERMTDLIREFQSTARGPVVSAKASVRLAWLLGERPAATIAWVQALGHSESAAAEHMQQEFTSRGLNLPAQMPEHVDDEMRHARMLHRAVLMDRRRLMMVDGYKELDHRLNRQLQRYLTRYFSALVREIKDADMLYLYGAWGLEMRVFKHYSDIIKWADHVGVAHTITSILEDEAEHTQMVNTALNEQHLLNPELLKFVRQTEEEIFEKVAENAIAILLEFDQKANFTPPYRHAYATTLVANITTSNSEAEPLMELQ; translated from the coding sequence ATGAAAAGCTTCAGCGAAACGATTCAGACACTCATGAACGAAGTCACCAAAGATGCGCACATCGAATCGGCGTGGCTGACTTCGATGGCGCACATGGAGCATCTTGCGGCGGAAACTATCTTAGGGAATATTTCAAATTCCACTCCCCCTGAGTTTTTGGAAGAGATCAAAGCCCATGCCGGTGATGAACATCGTCACCGTGACGTGATCTTGGCGATCCGCCCTTTTGCTGAACCTGTAAATCAAGCTTACCAGGATCTGCGCACGCGTTTTTGCGATATCATTGAAACCTTCATAATGGGTTACTTTGGTAATCCAGAATTAGTTAAAGCAAACAATCGTTTTGCGGCATACGTTCATGGTGCGATCACGATTGAGCAGTTTCCATTTCAAATTTACTCCGCTTACATCCCGAGCACCGGCTTTGCACATATTCGCGAAGCCATGCAATCGGTTTTAGACGACGAAACCGCACACATTCAGCTGGGCAGAAAATTTCGCAATTCTTTGTCTGAAGCAGATCGCCTGTCGTTGCAAGAGCTGCAAAGTATTGAAAAAGAAATGTGCCTGCTGATGGCAGAGCGTATGACCGATTTAATTCGTGAGTTTCAATCCACTGCGCGTGGTCCCGTTGTATCTGCTAAAGCCAGCGTCCGTTTAGCTTGGCTTTTGGGAGAGCGCCCCGCTGCAACCATCGCGTGGGTGCAAGCCTTGGGGCATAGTGAATCCGCCGCTGCTGAACACATGCAACAAGAATTCACTTCTCGCGGTTTAAATTTGCCTGCACAAATGCCCGAGCACGTGGACGATGAAATGCGCCACGCCCGCATGCTTCACAGAGCTGTTTTGATGGATCGTCGTCGCTTGATGATGGTTGATGGATACAAAGAATTAGATCACCGTTTAAATCGTCAATTGCAGAGATATCTGACTCGATATTTCAGTGCTTTGGTTCGAGAAATCAAAGATGCCGATATGCTTTATCTGTATGGAGCTTGGGGTCTGGAGATGCGCGTATTTAAACACTACAGCGACATCATCAAATGGGCTGACCATGTCGGAGTGGCTCACACGATCACCTCTATCCTTGAAGACGAGGCGGAGCACACGCAAATGGTGAATACGGCGTTAAATGAACAACACCTGTTAAATCCCGAGCTTTTAAAGTTTGTTCGTCAGACCGAAGAAGAAATCTTTGAAAAAGTCGCCGAAAACGCTATTGCGATTTTGCTGGAATTTGATCAAAAGGCAAACTTTACTCCACCGTATAGACATGCTTACGCCACCACGCTGGTTGCGAATATTACAACGTCAAACTCAGAGGCTGAACCCCTGATGGAGTTACAATAA
- the gntA gene encoding guanitoxin biosynthesis heme-dependent pre-guanitoxin N-hydroxylase GntA, whose amino-acid sequence MTDETTLTDFEKDISTLVFKENYPCIAALKTLSTGQYRIGMFGTLGVGNHSARLATDLLALRDEQKKTGSLELSYFAVFPDLIDMDEEDFERRMWKELSHLTEVPHIDQSWDPAFSDNPEDKNFCFSLGGTAFFVVGMHEQSSRLSRRIRYPTLVFNVYEQFKELDRRNRYQPMIQANRKRDILFQGDVNPMSEKYNDNWEAIQFSGRNNSADWICPFHKGAGK is encoded by the coding sequence ATGACTGATGAAACGACTCTCACGGACTTTGAGAAAGACATCTCCACGCTGGTTTTTAAAGAAAATTACCCTTGTATCGCTGCCCTTAAAACTCTTTCAACCGGACAATACCGCATCGGAATGTTTGGCACACTGGGTGTTGGGAATCACAGCGCTCGTTTGGCGACAGACCTTTTAGCTCTTCGAGATGAACAAAAAAAGACCGGTTCATTGGAGCTTAGTTACTTTGCTGTTTTTCCTGATTTGATCGACATGGATGAGGAAGATTTCGAAAGACGTATGTGGAAAGAGCTTTCTCATCTGACAGAGGTGCCCCATATCGATCAATCATGGGACCCTGCCTTCAGTGATAATCCGGAAGACAAAAACTTTTGCTTTAGCTTGGGGGGGACTGCTTTCTTTGTTGTGGGTATGCACGAGCAAAGCTCTCGCCTGTCGCGCCGAATTCGGTATCCAACGTTGGTGTTTAATGTCTATGAGCAGTTTAAAGAACTGGATCGCAGAAATCGTTATCAACCCATGATTCAAGCCAATCGCAAAAGAGATATTCTATTTCAAGGCGATGTGAATCCGATGAGTGAAAAGTATAACGACAATTGGGAGGCGATTCAGTTTTCCGGCCGGAACAACAGCGCAGATTGGATCTGTCCTTTTCATAAGGGAGCGGGAAAATAA